The following coding sequences are from one Salvelinus namaycush isolate Seneca chromosome 23, SaNama_1.0, whole genome shotgun sequence window:
- the ccdc153 gene encoding coiled-coil domain-containing protein 153: MELPKITVGEKDEEIRPLPRFTGFGETFMDGPPTDGEAPLNPEQGRKVAGVDFEIIGLRTAAADTGTPSDEGGNELAEKYRRSALDVTVLRDHLALRGDVALQAQSISHDLRSRMRDMEQELHHERLDRKDVSADLTRQYKTMQTDMTVKVKKLGDEAILLREQLAQCQEELRAERKAHEQLQQEKDTTIADLQNKLDNMETDYEKILHDTLDSLTSQLAEARLRWEHESTVVHQEYKELLSDFGLNSLDI; this comes from the exons atggagcTGCCCAAAATCACGGTTGGCGAGAAGGACGAGGAAATCCGCCCACTCCCACGCTTCACAGGATTCGGAGAAACCTTTATGGACGG GCCTCCAACAGATGGAGAAGCCCCGCTCAATCCAGAGCAGGGACGGAAGGTTGCCGGCGTCGACTTTGAAATCATAGGATTACGCACTGCGGCCGCAGACACAGGTACCCCCAGCGACGAAG GGGGAAATGAATTGGCGGAGAAGTACAGGCGAAGTGCATTGGATGTAACAGTTCTGAGGGACCATCTTG CTCTGCGAGGGGATGTGGCACTGCAGGCCCAGTCCATCAGTCATGACCTGAGATCTCGTATGCGGGACATGGAGCAGGAGCTCCACCATGAGAGATTGGACCGCAAAGATGTCAGTGCAG ATCTCACCCGTCAGTATAAGACCATGCAAACAGACATGACGGTCAAAGTGAAAAAGCTGGGGGATGAGGCCATTTTGCTGCGAGAACAGCTTG CTCAGTGTCAGGAGGAGTTGAGGGCAGAAAGGAAAGCGCATGAGCAGTTGCAGCAGGAGAAGGATACCACAATAGCTGACTTACAAAACAAACTGGACAACATGGAGACCGACTATGAGAAGATTCTGCAT GACACTTTGGACAGTTTGACCTCCCAACTGGCTGAGGCTCGACTGCGGTGGGAGCATGAGAGTACTGTTGTCCATCAGGAATACAAAGAGCTGCTCTCTGACTTTGGCTTGAACTCACTGGACATCTGA